The Actinocorallia herbida DNA window AGATCCCCAGCCCCTGGGACAGCAACGTCGAACTCGCCCAGGCGGGCGGATCGTCCTTCGGCGGCGACTTCGTCGTCTCCTGCCGGCATCTCTCCCCCGACGGCGAGCGCGACCTCCTCGAGGTCGCGCTGGTCGACGTCTCGGGCAAGGGCGTCGCCGCGGGCACCCGCGCGCTGATGCTGTCCGGCGCCTTCGGCGGCCTCCTTGGATCGGTCCCCCCGGAGCAGTACCTCGGGGCCTGCAACTCCTACCTCCACCGCCAGTATTGGGACGAGGGCTTCGTCACCGCGGTCCACGTGGTGCTCGACCTCGGCACCGGCGACTACGTGATCGAGTCGGCGGGGCATCCTCCGGCCGTCAAGTTCGACGCGAGTGCCGGAACCTGGCACGTCGGGACCGCCAAGGGCGTTGTGCTCGGTGTGGTGCCCGATCTGAAGTGCGAGCCGGAGTCCGGGCGACTCGGCCCCGGCGACGCGCTCATGCTGTACACCGACGGCCTGGTCGAGCAGCCGGGCCGCGACCTGGACCAGGGCATCGACGAACTGCTCGCCTCGGCGGACCGGCTGGTCGCGCAGGGGTTCCGCAAGGGCGCGCGGGAGATCGTCCAGTCGATGTCCGCGGCCCACGACGACGACTGCGCGCTCGTCCTGCTCTGGCGGCGCTGACGACCTGGCGGTAGGGGGATCGGTTGGCGGTTCTGGCGGAACTGGCGCGGCGCTGCGCCTTCGGTGACCTCGCCGCGCTGGCCAGGTCCGGGCACGCGCCGCGGCGGATCGAGGGCATCGCGGAGTTCGGCCACCAGCTTCTCCAGCTCGACGCCGAGGATTTCGGCGTCGCGGATCCGTCGGTGCCTCGCGCGCTGGTGGACCGGGCGAGGGCCGTCCGGGTGCCGCAGGAGCCCGGCGAGGTCGACCGCGGGGCGCTCGGCTCCATGCACGCGGGCTTCCGGCTGCTGCTCGAGGTGATCGCGGTGCACTGGGAGCGGCGCGAGCTGGGCGGGGTGGTCGCCGCCGCGCACATCGCCGCCGAGTACCTGCCCGTGCTGGCCTGGGAGCCCGTCCTCGGGCACGCCGCCGACCCTGCGCGGCTGCCCGAGCGGATGAAGGTCGCCGGAAGCCGGTTCGGCGTCGCCGCCGAGAACGACCGCTGCACGCACACCCGGGGCCTGGTCGCGGCGTGCGAGCGGTCCCTGCGCGTCGCCGGGGACCCGCCGGAGGGCTGGCGCAACTACCTCGACCGCCAGCACACCACGGTGATCAAGGCGCTGAGCGTCTGCGCGTTCGAGTGCCGCACGCCGTGCGCCGTGATCGAGAATCAGCGCGCCGACGAACGGGCCCTCCTGGCCGCCCGCTGCCGCCTCGCCCGCGAGTACGCCGACGGCGCGTTCGTCCGGCTGCGGCACGCCGCCCCGGTCGGCCACGGCTTCGGCGTCCCCTCCGAGGAGGAGGTCCTGGACGCCTGGGGCCGGTCGAGCCGCTCCCTCGACAAGCACGCGCTCTTCCGCGACGAGCCCGAAGGCCCCGACTTCCCCATCCCCGGTCTCCCCCGTGTCTTCTCCGCCGTCGCGGGCGTCCCGATCACCCCGGACACCCTCCTCGCCGACGTCTCGGCCCACCTGATCACCCTGCTGCACACCTGACCGGCCGGGAGTCCGGGTCAGCCGAAGGGGAAGGGCGGCCCGGCGGGCGCGGCGGCCTCCAGCCGGGCGGCGAGGGCGATGAGCGCGGCGTCCCCGCCGGGGCGGCCCGAGAGCATGACGCCGACGGGCAGGCCGTCGCGCGTCCAGTGCAGGGGCAGGGTCAGCGACGGCTGCCCGGTGATGTTGGCCAGCGCCGCGAACGGGGTGTGCGCGTTCTGCCGGGCGAAGTCCTCCTCGGGCGAACCCGACGTGAAGTGCCCGACCGGTGCGGGCGGCTCGGCCAGCGCGGGGGTGAGCACGGCGTCGTAGGGCGCCATCACGGCGAGCGCGCGGTCGGCCTCGGCGGCGAGGGCGGTCCGCAGTTCCGCGAGCGCCGCGGGCCCGACCCTGCCACCGCGCTCGCGCAGCCAGCGGGTGAGCGGCTGGAGCAGGCGCTCCCGATCCGCCGGGACGCGCTCGGCCGCGGCGAGCACGGTCCAGGCCGTCTCGAAGAGGCGGGCCAGTGCCGGGGTGCGGACGGGCGGCAGCTCGACGATCTCGTGGCCGAGCCCGGCCAGCAGCCGCGAGGCGGTCTCATAAGCGGCCAGGCACTCCGGGTGGATCACCGTGCCGGGGTCGGCGGGCAGGGCCGTCCTGGCGATCCGCAGCGGGCCCGGCGGGCGTTCCGCGGCGTCGAGGAACGGGGTTCCGGCCCGCCCGGACAGCGCGTCGAGCAGCAGCGCGGCGTCCCGCACGTCGCGGGCGATCGGTCCGCTGACCGCGAGGCCGAACGGGTCGGCGCCGACCGGCACCACGCGCCGGCTCGGCTTGATCCCGACGAGGCCGCAGGCGCTCGCGGGGATGCGGATCGAGCCGCCGCCGTCGCTGCCGTGCGCCAGCGGCGCGAGCCCCGCCGCGACGGCCGCGGCGGCGCCCCCGCTGGATCCCCCGGCCAGCCGGTCCGGCGCCCAGGGATTGCGGACGGTAGGCGGCACGACGCCTTCGGCCAGGTCAGCGGCCTGGGCGAAGTGGGTGAAATCGGTGTAGCAGGTCAGCCCGAACTCAGGACTGCCCGTCTTGCCGAGCACGACCGCGCCCGCCGCGCGCAGCAGCGCGGCCACCGGCCCGTCGACCGGCGAGCGCGGCTCGCCTCGGGCCAGGCTGCCGTACCCGGTGGGCAGCCCCGCGGCCACGTGGAGGTCCTTCACCGGCACCGGCAGCCCCAGCAGGACGGGCGGGGCGACGGCCTCCGCGACGATCCGCTCGGCCTTCCGCGCCTGATCAAGGGCAGTTTCCGGGCAGTGCGTGACGAAAGCCCCGACACGGTGATCCAGTCGGTCGACGCGCTCGAGATAATGCGCCGTGAGCTCCACCGGGGAGATCTCACCCGAGCGCACGGCGGCCGCCTGCCGCCTGGCCGTCAGGTGATGCATCTCCGCCACGGCCGCACCCTAGCCGAGGGCTGGTGGGGTGAGGACAACCGAGTTACCTTCCGGTAAGCGTTTCCCTCACCGGGAGGGGGCATGTAAACCGATGACGCGCCTCAAGGCGAGAAGGATAAGGGGTTGAGCTATGGCCATCATCGACCGTGGCGAGCCCGGCGGTGCCCGCGGGCAGCCTCCGGAAGAGCGTCCACGCCCCGACCTCCGCGCGCTGGCGAGACATCCCCGTGCCCGGCTGTGGGCGATCCGCACCGCGGTCGCGCTGGTCGTCGGCGTGCTCTTCGCGATCGTGTTCGACCCCCGTGTCGGCCTCACGCTCGCGGTGGTGGTGATGATCGCCGACACCGTGCGCACCGCGCGGGCGGGCGGCGGAGACCGCGGTTACCCGGTCTCCTCAGCCGAGCGGAGGACCGAGCGGCAGCTCCGCGCGCTGGCCAAGGACGGCTGGCGGGTGCTGCACGCGAGGGCCGTGCCCCGCGACGGCGAGGGCGTGAGCGACGGCAAGATCGACCATCTGGTGATCGGCCCGACCGGCGTCTACGCCATCGACTCCGAGTCGTGGGACAAGCGCCTCCCGGTCCGCAGCCTCTCCCACACCCGCCTCTTCCACGGACCCTTCGAGATGAAGGACCGGCTGGACGAGGCCCGCTGGGAGGCCAACCAGGCGAGCCGGCTGCTGAGCAAGGCGATGGCCACGGACATCCCCGTCCAGCCATCGGTGGCCATCTACGGCCCATCGGTCCCCTGGCGGGTGATGTCGGTGCGCAACGTCGACGTCTACGCCGGGAACCAGGCCAGGAAGTACCTCCGCAAGCGGCCCAAGGTCCTCACGCCCGAGGACGTCACGCGGATCGGCGAGGCCGCCGAACGGGTCTTCCCTTCGAAGTACGAGTGATCGCACGGCACCCCGCCGGAGCAGCCGGGGTGCCTTTGCGGGGGTAGTAGGCTGGACTCACCGAGTCCCTTCGCCGCCCCCTACCCGGGGCCACCCACCTTTTGATCCACGGTTGGGAGAGTCCCTTGCCTCCGCTCAGGTCACGCACAGTCACCCACGGCCGCAACATGGCGGGCGCGCGCGCCCTCCTGCGCGCCACCGGCGTCGCCCGCGAGGACTTCGGCAAGCCGATCATCGCCATCGCCAACAGCTTCACGCAGTTCGTGCCGGGTCACGTGCACCTGCGCGAGGTGGCCCAGGTCGTCGCCGAGGCCGTGCGCGAGGCGGGCGGCATTCCGCGCGAGTTCAACACCATCGCCGTCGATGACGGCATCGCCATGGGCCACGACGGCATGCTCTACTCGCTGCCGTCCCGCGAGCTGATCGCCGACGCCGTGGAGTACATGGTCGAGGCGCACCGGGCCGACGCGATCATCGCGCTGTCGAACTGCGACAAGATCACCCCCGGGATGCTGCTGGCCGCCCTGCGCCTGAACATCCCCACGGTCTTCGTGTCCGGCGGTCCGATGGAGGCCGGCAAGGTCACCGTCGTCGACGGCGCCGCCAAGACCGTCCGCAAGCTCGACCTCATCGACCCGATGATCGCCGCGGCGGACGAGTCGGTGTCCCAGGAGGCCCTGGACGAGATGGAGGAGAACGCCTGTCCGACCTGTGGGTCGTGCTCGGGCATGTTCACCGCCAACTCCATGAACTGCCTCACCGAGGCGATCGGCCTGTCCCTGCCGGGCAACGGCACCACGCTGGCCACGCACGCCGCGCGCAAGGAGCTGTTCGAGCGCGCCGGCCGGACCATCGTGGACGTCTGCCGCCGGTACTACGAGGACGGCGACGAGTCGGTCCTGCCGCGCGCCATCGCCTCGCGCGACGCCTTCGAGAACGCCATGACGCTGGACGTCGCCATGGGCGGGTCGACCAACACGATCCTGCACCTGCTGGCGGCCGCGCACGAGGCCCAGGTCGACTTCGGCCTCAAGGAGATCGACGAGCTGTCCCGGCGCGTCCCGTGCGTCTGCAAGGTCGCCCCGGCGACGAACAAGTACCACATCGAGGACGTGCACCGGGCGGGCGGCATCCCCCGTCTGCTGGGCGAGCTGAACCGGGCCGGGCTGCTGCACCCCGACGTCCCGACGGTCCACGGGTCCACGCTGGGCGAGTTCCTCGACGCCTGGGACATCAAGTCCCCGAACGCGCTGCCCGAGGCCGTCGAGCTGTTCCACGCCGCCCCCGGCGGGGTCCGCACCATCGAGGCCTACAGCCAGAACACCCGCTGGGACTCCCTCGACCTCGACGACGAGCAGGGCTGCATCCGCGCGGTTGAGCACGCCTACACCCAGGACGGCGGCCTGGCCGTCCTGTACGGCAACATCGCCCCGGACGGCGCGATCGTGAAGACCGCGGGCGTCGAAGAGGAGCTGTGGACCTTCGAGGGCCCGGCCGTCGTCTTCGAGTCGCAGGACGACGCGGTCGAGGGCATCCTCGGCAAGAAGGTCAAGGAGGGCGACGTCGTCGTCATCCGCTACGAGGGCCCGCGCGGCGGTCCCGGCATGCAGGAGATGCTCTACCCGACGTCCTTCCTCAAGGGCCGGGGCCTGGGCAAGGCCTGCGCGCTGATCACCGACGGCCGCTTCTCCGGCGGCACCAGCGGCCTGTCGATCGGCCACGCCTCCCCGGAGGCCGCGGCCGGCGGCATGATCGCGCTGGTCCAGGACGGCGACCGGATCGTCATCGACATCCCGCGCCGCACCCTGGAGCTCGACGTCTCCTACGAGGAGCTGGCCGAGCGCCGCGAGAAGCTGCTGCACGACCTCGGCGGCTACCGCCCCGTGAACCGTGAGCGCAAGGTCAGCGTCGCCCTTCAGGCCTATGCCGCCATGGCGACCTCGGCCTCCACCGGCGCCGCCCGCGACATCTCGCAGCTGCGCTGAGCTTCTCGCCGCGGCTCCTTCACCGCCGCGGTGTTCGGGCGCTTTCGAGCCCCGGCGTCTGCCCCTTCGGCCTTGGCGGCCTATGGGGCAGACGCCGGGGCGCCCGAACAGGGGTCCACGTGATGCGTGTTCTTCCAGGTACATCGGGGTGGGTCGCTCCCCACCCGGACCCGGGTCAGCCGCAGCAGCCGCCTCCGCAGCAACCTCCGCCGCCACCGCCCGCGGGGCGCTGGACGGGGGCCGCGGCGCCGCCGGTCATCGCGACGGTCGACAGCAGCTTGACGGTGTCGTCGTGGCCCTGGGGGCAGGAGGCCGGGTCGGCCGACTGCGCCATCGGCCGGGACAGCTCGAACGTGTCGCCGCAGGAGCGGCACCGGAAGTCATAACGGGGCATGCCCCGAGTGTAGGCGGGACCCCGGCGAGCCGGGGTCCCGCTCATGCAGCGGGTTCGGTGACGTAGGCGGCCCACTGGGGGTCGCCGTCGGTGCCGATGAGGCCGATCAGGCGCCAGTGGGCGCCGCGGGGGACGGACGGGGGGATGTCGAGCGACCAGCCGAGCTCCTCGAGGAGGCGGTCGGCCTTGCGGTGGTTGCACGGCGTGCAGGAGGCCACGCAGTTCTCCCAGGCGTGCTTGCCGCCGCGGCTGCGCGGGTGGACGTGGTCGATGGTCTCGGCCTTGCGGCCGCAGTAGACGCACCGGTAGTTGTCGCGCCGCATCAGCGCCGCCCGGGTCAGGGGGATCCTGGTCCGGAAGGGGATCCGGACGTACCGGCGCAGCCGGATCACCGACGGCACCTGGACGGAGGTGTTGGCCGACCGTACGAGGGAGCCCGAAGAGTCGTGATGGACGACTTCGGCCTTCTCCCTGAGCACCAGGCACACTGCCCGCCGCAGCGGGAGCGTGGTGAGCGGTTCGTACGTGGCGTTCAGGAGAAGGACCTGTCGCATCAGCCGACCCCCGCCTCTCGGCTGAGGCCATGCCTACTACCCGATCTGCCTGGTATGCCCGGCTTTTCCGGCACGCCTGACATGGCGTGCCGTGGCCGGGCCCCTGGCTCGGCCGAATCTGTCGCACCCGCCACGAGGACCTCCTCTGTGGGCGATGAGTCAACCCCAAGTTGTCAACAGTGTGACCAATGGGATGCGGTTCGCGCTACCCCTTTATGCCCCGATCCGGGCAACAGCAGTCCTGGTCTGCTTGGTCGTAGGCTGATCGTCATGGACTATCCGGTGGCACAGCGGCAGGACATCGTCGAGGAGATCCACGGGCAGCGGGTCGCCGACCCCTACCGGTGGCTGGAGGACCCGAACGGCACCGAGACCAAGGACTGGCTCGCCGCCCAGGACGAGCTGTTCCACGCCGAGGTCGACGACCTGCCCGGCCGGGACCGGCTGCGCGCCCGCATCACCGAGCTGCTCGGCGCGGGCAACGTCTCCTCCCCCGTCTGGCGGGGCGAGCGCCGCTTCTTCATGCGCCGCACTCCCGAGCAGGAGCTGGCGGTGCTCTACACCGTCGACCCCGACGGGACCGAGCGGGCCCTGATCGACCCGATCGCGCTCGACGCGACCGGCAAGACCACCCTCGACTCCTGGCAGCCCGATAAGGAAGGCAGACTGCTCGCCTACCAGCTCTCGATCGGCGGCGACGAGGAGTCCCAGCTCTCGATCATGGACGTGGCCACCGGCGCGACCATCGAGG harbors:
- a CDS encoding PP2C family protein-serine/threonine phosphatase, yielding MLQRLVHLLPPKVRAQLRRVPVLVALYRWMRRGRIRERYVLIFLSAVALGMCAGTKWVGQQWFPPSALVLVVLAGGLLLRVRALTALLVVVAAVVAADTAIIDRGFSPGIIVTVGLTTVLALALSRNRQQLGVQGLRGETMLLELRDRLNRQGQIPEIPSPWDSNVELAQAGGSSFGGDFVVSCRHLSPDGERDLLEVALVDVSGKGVAAGTRALMLSGAFGGLLGSVPPEQYLGACNSYLHRQYWDEGFVTAVHVVLDLGTGDYVIESAGHPPAVKFDASAGTWHVGTAKGVVLGVVPDLKCEPESGRLGPGDALMLYTDGLVEQPGRDLDQGIDELLASADRLVAQGFRKGAREIVQSMSAAHDDDCALVLLWRR
- a CDS encoding amidase, yielding MHHLTARRQAAAVRSGEISPVELTAHYLERVDRLDHRVGAFVTHCPETALDQARKAERIVAEAVAPPVLLGLPVPVKDLHVAAGLPTGYGSLARGEPRSPVDGPVAALLRAAGAVVLGKTGSPEFGLTCYTDFTHFAQAADLAEGVVPPTVRNPWAPDRLAGGSSGGAAAAVAAGLAPLAHGSDGGGSIRIPASACGLVGIKPSRRVVPVGADPFGLAVSGPIARDVRDAALLLDALSGRAGTPFLDAAERPPGPLRIARTALPADPGTVIHPECLAAYETASRLLAGLGHEIVELPPVRTPALARLFETAWTVLAAAERVPADRERLLQPLTRWLRERGGRVGPAALAELRTALAAEADRALAVMAPYDAVLTPALAEPPAPVGHFTSGSPEEDFARQNAHTPFAALANITGQPSLTLPLHWTRDGLPVGVMLSGRPGGDAALIALAARLEAAAPAGPPFPFG
- a CDS encoding nuclease-related domain-containing protein — translated: MAIIDRGEPGGARGQPPEERPRPDLRALARHPRARLWAIRTAVALVVGVLFAIVFDPRVGLTLAVVVMIADTVRTARAGGGDRGYPVSSAERRTERQLRALAKDGWRVLHARAVPRDGEGVSDGKIDHLVIGPTGVYAIDSESWDKRLPVRSLSHTRLFHGPFEMKDRLDEARWEANQASRLLSKAMATDIPVQPSVAIYGPSVPWRVMSVRNVDVYAGNQARKYLRKRPKVLTPEDVTRIGEAAERVFPSKYE
- the ilvD gene encoding dihydroxy-acid dehydratase, which gives rise to MPPLRSRTVTHGRNMAGARALLRATGVAREDFGKPIIAIANSFTQFVPGHVHLREVAQVVAEAVREAGGIPREFNTIAVDDGIAMGHDGMLYSLPSRELIADAVEYMVEAHRADAIIALSNCDKITPGMLLAALRLNIPTVFVSGGPMEAGKVTVVDGAAKTVRKLDLIDPMIAAADESVSQEALDEMEENACPTCGSCSGMFTANSMNCLTEAIGLSLPGNGTTLATHAARKELFERAGRTIVDVCRRYYEDGDESVLPRAIASRDAFENAMTLDVAMGGSTNTILHLLAAAHEAQVDFGLKEIDELSRRVPCVCKVAPATNKYHIEDVHRAGGIPRLLGELNRAGLLHPDVPTVHGSTLGEFLDAWDIKSPNALPEAVELFHAAPGGVRTIEAYSQNTRWDSLDLDDEQGCIRAVEHAYTQDGGLAVLYGNIAPDGAIVKTAGVEEELWTFEGPAVVFESQDDAVEGILGKKVKEGDVVVIRYEGPRGGPGMQEMLYPTSFLKGRGLGKACALITDGRFSGGTSGLSIGHASPEAAAGGMIALVQDGDRIVIDIPRRTLELDVSYEELAERREKLLHDLGGYRPVNRERKVSVALQAYAAMATSASTGAARDISQLR
- a CDS encoding FmdB family zinc ribbon protein, which encodes MPRYDFRCRSCGDTFELSRPMAQSADPASCPQGHDDTVKLLSTVAMTGGAAAPVQRPAGGGGGGCCGGGCCG
- a CDS encoding HNH endonuclease translates to MRQVLLLNATYEPLTTLPLRRAVCLVLREKAEVVHHDSSGSLVRSANTSVQVPSVIRLRRYVRIPFRTRIPLTRAALMRRDNYRCVYCGRKAETIDHVHPRSRGGKHAWENCVASCTPCNHRKADRLLEELGWSLDIPPSVPRGAHWRLIGLIGTDGDPQWAAYVTEPAA